DNA from Nitrospira sp.:
TGCCACAGTCGCGCCGTGTACGTCGTGAATGGAGGACGTGCTGTACGGACCGGAGAGCGGATCGATGATCCCGACCTTGATCGGTTCTGAGGCATGGGCGATAGCTCCTGACCTTGCGGACTGGAGTAAGTCGGTCAAGCCTCCGAACGCGAGCGCGCAACCCGTTGCGGTTGTGAACTTCAGAAATCTTCGACGCGAAATATGATGCATGGGTCCTGTCTCCTCTACGTTGGCAGCGGCGGAAGCCCGACCGCATCCACCGCTCTTCTAAGCTCGAACTGAGCCGAGCTGCGCTTCTAACTCGGCGATGCGGGATTTCAATGGAGCCATGGCTTCCTCCACCTCGTCGAGGGAATAGCGCGGGGTGATGTACTTCGGGCAGTTCCAGTCGTAGGACACCACTTCGATGGTGACGACCCGCTCGACCTTGTTTCGGATGTCCCCCTGCGCGAGCCGCTCGGCGAGAGCCGTATTCTCCCGGACATCTTCTACCCGCGCATGACCGAGGATCTTCAACCGTGCCCGGTTCTTATAGTCCACGAGAAACAAGGCCACCCGGTCGTTCATGTGAACATTCCCCGTACTCAGCAGTTGCCGGTTCCCCCGATAATCGGCAAATGCGAGTGTGATGGGATCAAGCACCTTCAGGAAGCCTTTCGGCCCGCCCCTGTGCTGGACATACGGCCAACCTTGTTCACTAATTGAGCCCAGATAGAAACTGTCACGATCCGCGATAAAGCGGGCTTCAGCCTCGCCGAGCGGATCGCGGTCAGGAACATCGCTGAACATCGGCGCATGTCCGTAGTACCGTTGCTGCGCCGAGCGGACCGACTCGGTCATCGTCATCTGCAGATATTTCATCGCCATCGTCTTGCCCTCCGTCGGGGGAGGGAAGGCGGCCTGAGACCGTCTCCCCACCACCCCTGCTGGTCGATCAAAACACCACCACGCTCCATCCGTCTGCCAGGTAGCGCCTGAGGCTCAAGAGGCCCGCAGTTCCCGGCAAGGCGTTGTCGTTCACGCTCGCCACTCCACACGACTTCACGCTGTCCGTCGCCCCAAACACCTCGGCACATGCGCACGACGCGCCCTGCACCACATCGCGTACGGATTGATAGAGCGCATGGGCCGGGTGCGTCAGCTTGGTCAGCTCCGCCGGCCATCTGGTGCCTGGCCCATTGAACACCACGGCGACGTCGTCGCCTTTCTGCTTGGATTCAGCGGCTAGGGCGAGCGCATTGAACACGCGTCCCAGCGCTTCTTCGGCACCGCTCTTGGGATCGGACAATATGACGATTGCTGTTTTCATTGCTTCCTCCGTTCTCAACATCTCAGCGAACAAAATGTTGTCTCTTAACACTCCCTGAACGTCTCGCTTCTACCCGCAGGCGCAGGACGAGGCAGCGCACCCGCTGGTGAGTGAGACCTCCGGAAAGTCAATGACGGTCCCGGCGATGTGGTTGATGTAATTGCTGAAAATATTCAGCGCGACATGCGCCACGGTCTCGACGATGTCTCCGTCGGTCAGCCCGGCCTGGCGCGCCTGATCGAGTCCTGCCGCCCCAAGTTCCCCGCGTTGCACCACAATACTCTGTGCCAGTTTCAAGATGGCATCCGTGCGAGGATCCACTGCCGCAGCCGTCCTGGCATCGGCGAGGTCCTGCTGCGTCAAGCCCAGCTTACCGCCGATGAACGAATGGGCGCTGAGGCAATAGGCGCAGCGATTGGTCTCGGCGACGGTGAGCGCAATCTGTTCGCGGAGCTTCGGAGAAAAGCTTCCGTCCCCAAGGGCGGCGCTGAAGTTGAGATAGCCCTGGAGCGCAGCCGGCGCGTTGCCCAAGACGCGAATCAGAT
Protein-coding regions in this window:
- a CDS encoding pyridoxamine 5'-phosphate oxidase family protein; protein product: MGRRSQAAFPPPTEGKTMAMKYLQMTMTESVRSAQQRYYGHAPMFSDVPDRDPLGEAEARFIADRDSFYLGSISEQGWPYVQHRGGPKGFLKVLDPITLAFADYRGNRQLLSTGNVHMNDRVALFLVDYKNRARLKILGHARVEDVRENTALAERLAQGDIRNKVERVVTIEVVSYDWNCPKYITPRYSLDEVEEAMAPLKSRIAELEAQLGSVRA
- a CDS encoding DsrE family protein — protein: MKTAIVILSDPKSGAEEALGRVFNALALAAESKQKGDDVAVVFNGPGTRWPAELTKLTHPAHALYQSVRDVVQGASCACAEVFGATDSVKSCGVASVNDNALPGTAGLLSLRRYLADGWSVVVF
- a CDS encoding carboxymuconolactone decarboxylase family protein, with the translated sequence MTRIAQLDPQTATGPAKTLFEGVQKKLGVVPNLIRVLGNAPAALQGYLNFSAALGDGSFSPKLREQIALTVAETNRCAYCLSAHSFIGGKLGLTQQDLADARTAAAVDPRTDAILKLAQSIVVQRGELGAAGLDQARQAGLTDGDIVETVAHVALNIFSNYINHIAGTVIDFPEVSLTSGCAASSCACG